A region from the Mycobacterium heidelbergense genome encodes:
- a CDS encoding TIGR03619 family F420-dependent LLM class oxidoreductase translates to MRFSYAEAMTDFSYYIPLAKAAEAAGYHSMTIADSIAYPFESDSKYPYTPDGNREFLDGKAFIETFVLTAALGAVTSRLRFNFFVLKLPIRPPALVAKQASSLAALIGNRVGLGVGTSPWPEDYELLGVPFAKRGKRMDECIEIVRGLTTGDYFEFHGEFYDIPKTKMTPAPTQPIPILIGGHADAALRRAARADGWMHGGGDPEELDGLLARLKQLREEEGRTGPFEIHVISADAYTVDGIKRLEDKGVTDVIVGFRIPYIKGSDTEPLDTKIRNLEMFAENVIAKV, encoded by the coding sequence GTGCGGTTCAGCTACGCCGAGGCAATGACCGACTTTTCGTACTACATCCCGCTGGCTAAGGCGGCCGAGGCGGCCGGCTATCACAGCATGACGATCGCCGACAGCATCGCCTACCCGTTCGAGTCCGACTCGAAGTATCCGTACACCCCCGACGGCAACCGCGAGTTCCTGGACGGCAAGGCGTTCATCGAAACCTTCGTCCTCACAGCGGCATTGGGAGCGGTGACGTCGAGGCTGCGGTTCAACTTCTTCGTCCTCAAGCTGCCCATCCGCCCGCCGGCACTGGTGGCCAAGCAGGCCAGTTCGCTGGCCGCGCTGATCGGCAACCGCGTGGGCCTGGGGGTCGGCACCAGCCCCTGGCCGGAGGACTACGAGCTGCTGGGTGTCCCATTCGCCAAGCGCGGCAAGCGGATGGACGAATGCATCGAGATCGTGCGCGGGCTCACCACCGGCGACTACTTCGAGTTCCATGGCGAGTTCTACGACATCCCCAAGACCAAGATGACCCCGGCGCCCACCCAGCCGATCCCCATCCTGATCGGCGGCCACGCCGACGCCGCGCTGCGGCGCGCGGCGCGCGCGGACGGGTGGATGCACGGCGGCGGCGACCCGGAGGAACTGGACGGGCTCCTCGCCAGGCTCAAGCAGCTGCGCGAGGAAGAGGGCAGGACCGGCCCGTTCGAGATTCACGTGATCTCGGCCGACGCGTACACCGTGGACGGCATCAAGCGACTCGAGGACAAGGGCGTCACCGACGTGATCGTCGGATTCCGCATTCCCTACATCAAGGGATCCGACACCGAGCCGCTGGACACCAAGATCCGCAACCTGGAGATGTTCGCCGAGAACGTGATCGCGAAAGTCTAA
- a CDS encoding STAS domain-containing protein, protein MATVSAVAESPSSLAVVTRTDQSVVLLTVEGVLDTSNSAALRDIIMKATREEPSAIVVDVTALQVPAKPAWSTFIGARWQVRGQPDVPIVLVCADRAARDAITRSEVARFMPVYSTEKGAIKALGRLARRTVRRADAELPANLTSLRESRRLVREWFTTWSQSALIPVALVVVNVFVENVLEHTGSVPMMRLETDGATATIAVSDGSTTPAVRLPSPDKGIDVSGLAIVDALSRAWGSAPTSTGKTVWAVIGPENQL, encoded by the coding sequence GTGGCTACGGTGAGCGCGGTAGCCGAGTCGCCGAGTTCGCTGGCGGTTGTGACGCGGACGGATCAATCGGTGGTCCTTCTGACGGTCGAAGGCGTGCTTGACACCAGCAACTCCGCGGCGCTGCGCGACATCATCATGAAGGCCACGCGCGAGGAACCCTCGGCCATCGTCGTCGACGTGACGGCGCTCCAGGTGCCCGCGAAACCGGCATGGTCGACGTTCATCGGCGCGCGCTGGCAGGTTCGCGGCCAGCCCGACGTTCCGATCGTTCTGGTGTGCGCGGATCGCGCGGCCCGCGACGCGATCACGCGCAGCGAGGTCGCCCGCTTCATGCCGGTGTACTCGACCGAGAAGGGGGCGATCAAGGCGCTCGGCCGGCTGGCGCGTCGCACCGTTCGGCGCGCCGACGCCGAACTGCCCGCGAACCTGACCAGCCTTCGCGAGTCGCGCCGGCTGGTCCGCGAGTGGTTCACCACGTGGTCGCAATCCGCGCTGATTCCGGTCGCGTTGGTGGTCGTCAATGTGTTCGTGGAAAACGTGCTGGAACACACCGGAAGCGTCCCGATGATGCGGCTCGAAACCGATGGCGCGACGGCGACCATCGCGGTGTCCGACGGCAGCACCACCCCCGCCGTGCGGCTGCCGTCGCCGGACAAGGGCATCGACGTGTCCGGCCTGGCGATTGTCGACGCGTTGTCGCGCGCGTGGGGCAGCGCCCCCACCTCGACCGGCAAGACGGTTTGGGCCGTCATCGGCCCCGAGAACCAGCTTTAG